A window of Thermoanaerobacterium sp. PSU-2 genomic DNA:
AACTTTTACGTTTCGATTCTCATAAGCCATTTAAAATTACAACCTCTCTCATAAAAAAATTATTTAAAAAAACTCAATGCCACATGACATTGAGTTTTTACCTTTTAATACGAGCAAGTCTATAAGCCGAGTTCTGTTTTAGATGGTCATCTATCTACGATATCAGTTGCCTGATACCTCCAGCGGTTTTACCCGAGGGTCAAGCGGGCCACTTGTATTTCCCTCCTATTCTACCTTGCTCCAGGTGGGGTTTACAGAGCATTCCAGTCGCCTGGATGCTGGTGAGCTCTTACCTCGCCTTTCCACCCTTACCCACCACCAATCCGCTATTAATAAAAGCATTATTATTGACGAATTAGTGATAGGCGGTATATCTCTGTTGCACTTTCCTTGGAGTCACCTCCACCGGGTATTACCCGGCACCTTGCCCTGTGGAGCTCGGACTTTCCTCGTACATAATGTACGCGACCATCTGGCTTACTCGTAAGTATTACTCTCCAGATATAGAATGATACCACTATTAAATAAGTTTGTCAAATGGCAATTATTACATGAATATAAATGGATCAGCTTGTACCTCGCTGGTGATGACATTTAAGTCTACATCCATTTTTTGCGCTTCATCTCTTATGTATTCAGCGATGAAATTTACAGAAATCTTTTCTGTGCCAAAATGACCCGCATCTATTACAGCCAGTCCAAGATGTCTTGCATCTACTGCATCATGATAACCAACATCGCCTGTTATCAAAACATCGGCACCTTTAAAAGCTGAAATGGACACAAGACTTCCTCCACTGCCACCGCACACAGCCACTTTTTTAACTGTCTTGTTTAAATCACCTACGACGCGTATGTTTTTTAAGCCAAGTTTTGCTTTTACATCATTTGCAAGGTTGCCTAATGTAGTGTCTTTTATGAAGCCAACTCTCCCGATTCCATATTCGTCGTACAATGTATCAACTGGGTATATATCATAAGCTACCTCTTCGTATGGATGAACTTTTAACATAGCGCTTATAACCCTGTTTACCAATTTATCTGGCGCTATAGTCTCTATTCTAACCTCCTGAGTATTTTCCACTTTCCCTATCTCACCTATAAAAGGGTTCGTTCCCTCTAACGGTTTAAAGCTTCCTATGCCCATCGTTTGAAACGTACAATCGCTGTAATTTCCTATGTAGCCTGCACCTGCATTGCACATGGCTGTCTTTACTATCTCCTCATATCCAACCGGAACATATACTACAATTTTCTTATAGCCTTCCTTATATGTAACTTGCAAAATCTCCTCGTCGTATATTCCTAGTATGTTGCAGAGAATATCGTTCATTCCACCTTTTGCAGCATCAAAGTTGGTATGCGCTGAATACACAGGTATGTCTTCTCTTATAAGCATCGTCAAAACTTCGCCTAACGGATTATCAGCACGCAAATTCTTAAGTGGCTTAAATATTATAGGGTGATGCGTTACAATCATGTCGACTTTTTTGGATATGGCTTCTAATACAACTTCTCTTGTAGCATCTAAAGCCACCATGACAGACGACACATCTTTTCTGGGATTTCCCACAAGAAGTCCAACATTATCCCAATCTTCAGCACATTTGTGCGGTGCAAGTTTGTCAATCATTCCAGCTATTGTCTGGCATTTCAGACTCATACAATAACACCTCATATTTTTTTATTTTATTTAAAATATCCTCTTTCAGTAAATCACTTTCATTGCTTTTCGATACTTCATCAAAAATCTTTTTTAGCTTTCCTATCTTATATGATATATAATCTTTAAGCAATGGGTGACGTTTTTGAAAGAGCTTTTCGCCGATTTCATAAAAAATTTCGTCGTGGACATTTCCCTTGCCATGTTCTACAGCAATTATCTCAAAGAACTTTCCTTTCTCAAAAACTAAATCTTCGTCAACAATCAAATACCCATTCTCATAGATGTACCTGCGAAGATGGTCAGATGCCGTCATAGGCTGCAAGATAAATCTCTCTACAGTTGAAGCAATGCTTTTGTCTTTTTCTAAAATATCTGAAATCAAAATGCCACCCATGCCGGCTATTACAGCAGTATCAACTTCATTTGGCCTTAAAACGCTTAATCCATCGCCAAGCCGTACAATTATATTTTCTGACAGATTGTGCTTTTTAATAACATCAATTGCTTTATTGAGGGAAGCAGATTTCACATCTGATGCGATTATGTAGTCTGAAATGCCATTTAAGTAAAGGTAAACTGGTATATATCCATGATCTGTACCTATATCAGCAACTTTAGAATGAAGTTTTATCATTTTGACGATAGAATTTAATCTCTGTGACAGCTTCATACTATAAAATAAAAAGCATTTGTAAAATCAAATGCCTATCCTTTCATCAATTATATGGTGGGCCTTCAGGGACTCGAACCCCGGACCAATCGGTTATGAGCCGACCGCTCTACCAGCTGAGCTAAAGGCCCTAAATATGGCTCCTCAGGTAGGGCTCGAACCTACAGCCTACCGGTTAACAGCCGGTTGCTCCACCATTGAGCTACTGAGGAATACATTTATTATTATACTACATTTTTAACCGGTGTCAAGCAGTGTCAATCCAAAAAATCTTTTAATTTCTTGCTGCGGCTTGGATGTCTCAATTTTCTCAATGCCTTTGCCTCTATCTGTCTTATTCTCTCTCTTGTGACATTGAATTCTTTGCCTACTTCCTCCAATGTCCTTGCCCTGCCGTCATCCAATCCAAACCTTAACCTCAACACCTTTTCTTCCCTCGGCGTCAAAGTATCCAATACGTCTATAAGCTGCTCTTTAAGCATCGTAAATGCTGCTGCTTCAGCAGGCGCTGGAGCATCTTCATCTGGTATAAAATCGCCAAGATGGCTGTCTTCTTCTTCTCCTATAGGAGTCTCTAACGATACTGGTTCCTGAGCAATCTTCATTATCTCTCTGACCTTGTCAACTGACATGTCCATCTCTTTAGCGATCTCCTCCGGTAGAGGGTCACGTCCCAATTCTTGCAAAAGTTGCCTTGAAACCCTTATAAGCTTATTAATAGTCTCTACCATATGGACAGGAATGCGTATTGTCCTGGCCTGATCGGCTATAGCCCTTGTGATTGCCTGTCTTATCCACCATGTAGCGTATGTGCTAAACTTAAATCCCTTTCTGTAGTTAAACTTTTCTACAGCTTTTAAAAGGCCTAAATTTCCTTCTTGAATCAAATCGAGAAATAACATACCTCTGCCTACATATCTTTTAGCAATGCTTACAACAAGCCTCAAATTTGCTTCCGTAAGCCTTTTTTTAGCTTCCTCATCGCCTTTTTCTATCCTCTTTGCCAACTCTATTTCTTCATCAGGAGATAAAAGAGGTATTTTTCCTATTTCTTTTAAGTACATTCTTACTGGATCGTCAATATTTATCCCTTCAGGAATAGACAGATCCAAATCCAGATCTTCCTCTGGAATTAATTCATCCTGCTGCGGTTCTTCCCCCACGATTTCTATACCCAACTTTTCGAATGTATCATATACTTTCTCTATCTGATCTGCATCCATATCAATATCTTCAAGGGAATTCATTATTTCATTGTACGTCAGCATGCCATTTTTTTTGCCTTTATCGATTAGCTCTTTTATGGAATTTTTTACTTTTTCTTTATTCACGGGTGTCCCCTCCTTTTGGGCAACCTTTTTCTCAGCCATTTTTTAAACTCAGCATCTCCTTTTCATATTTCTGTAATTGTATCAAAAGTTCTCTTTCCTTTTCGACGTCACCAGCATTATATGAATCGTCAATTTCACGTTTAATGCTTGCAATTTTTTTTCGTATGTCATCTTTTATTATCTCTTTTACACAGTCATCCACTATCTTCTCGCTTGCCACTTTCTCGCTATACAGAACGTTGAATATATCGTTAAATTCGTCTTTTAAATCAGCATTGTCCAGCATAAAGCTTAGGTCTTTTGCATCCACATGTCCACCATCTTCAAGCCTTTCAAAAATATACGACATCACTGCCTTTAAATGTTCGTCTTCGATGTCATCTACAGAAAGCTTCCCTTTTACCCTGCTATAAAGCTTGTTGTCAATTAAAAGCAGTGCAATCAAGTACTTAAGAGACGGTATCTTTTTTGCTTCACTGTATTTAATATTATGCCTATTATTGCCAACTGTATACCTAATTTTTTTATTATTTTGCAAAAAACCCTTGACAAACTGGTCTATTTCTGCTCTAATAGTGTTTTCAGGTATTTCAGCGTCTTTTGATACGATGGAGATATACACATCTCTCTTTACTTCGTCTTTAACTGTGGCAAGATCCTTGCACACCTTTTTGATGTACTTTATCCTGTCTGATGGCTTTCCTAAATCCAAATCTTGTTTGTACTTCTTTATCTTATACTCTATCAATGTATCTGTCTTTTCAAGAAGCTTTTTAAATGCGTCAAAACCTTCTTTTCTCACATATTCATCAGGGTCCTTGCCATTAGGCACTGTCAATATATTTACATTCAAGTCCAGTTCGTCTAAAAGGCTAAGACCCCTCATTGTGGCCTCAATGCCTGCTTCATCTGCGTCGTATGAAATGACAACAGTGTTTTTGTACTTTTTTATAAGTCTACCTTGCTCTAAAGTCAGCGCGGTACCCAATGATGCGACGACATTGTCAAGTCCACTTTGGTACAATGCAATTGCATCCATATATCCTTCAACGATAATAAACATATCTTCTTTAGATTTTTTGGCGTAATTAATCCCATACAATGTCTTTCCCTTTTTAAAAACAACCGTCTCAGGGGTGTTTAAATACTTTGGCTTTGCATCATCCATGACTCTACCGCCAAATCCTATCACATTGTTTTTCTCATCTATTATGGGAAATATTACCCGATTTTTAAATCTATCGTAATATGAACCAGTGCTGCTTTTTGAAACAAGACCAGCCCTTACAAGTACGTCAATATTGTAATTGCGGCGCTTTAAATACTTAAGCAATTCAAGTCCACTTGACGGAGAAAGCCCCAATCCAAATCTCTTTATCGTAATATCGTCAATGCCCCTATCGTAGAGGTATTTTAATGCAGCCTGTCCAAATTTTGAATAAAGATACCTGTGGTAAAACAAAGCAGCTAACCTATTTACTTCATATATTTCATCTTTCAGCTTTTTTTTCTGATACTCTAAACCTGACAAATTTTCTTCTTCAATCTCTATACCAGCTCTATCTGCCAAGAACTCAACGGCCTCCTTAAAACCTACATTTTCAATATTCATTACAAAGGTAATGACATTTCCGCTGGCTTGGCAACCAAAACAATGATAAAGCTGCTTCTCTTGGCTTACATTGAAAGATGGTGTTTTCTCATGATGAAATGGGCACAATCCCTTAAAGTCTTTGCCAGATTTTTTAAGTGAAACATAGCTTGAGACAACATCTACTATATCATTTTCTTCTATTACCCTATCAATTACGTCTTTTGAATAAGACATAAACACCACCTTAATTAATAGTTCGACAAAAAACAGGAAAATCCTCTTTTTAAAAAACAATTATAAAATTTTCATGGAATTAATATATTCGACATAAATTCCTAAAATCCTTCTTGAAATTTTTACATTTTAAAAATTTTTATCTTCCCACGGTGATGGTAAGAAAATCTCTTTATACTTTGTTATAGCGTATTTATCGGTCATTCCTGCTATATAGTCAGCAACCGCTCTTTCTTTACCATATTCATGTGTTAATTCGATAAATTCCTCCGGCATGTCGTCTACATTTTCGCAAAAATAATAAAAAAGCTGTTCAACAACTTTTTTTGCTTTTGCTTCTTCGCTTTTTGCCTTCGAACCTATATAAACCTTTTTAAACAAAAAATCTCTAAGGCTGTAAGTAGCATCATAAATCTCATGGCTCATGGAGATGTTATCTTTTCCCATGCTGTTTTCAATTATGTCCTTAACCATTGTGTTTATTCTCTTGCTGTGAGTATCTCCTAATATCTGCCTTAAATCTTTTGGTATATCATCATTTGTCAATACTTTGCCTCTAATCGCATCATCAATGTCGTGATTCACATAGGCAATCTTGTCTGCTAATTGAACGATTTTACCTTCCAATGTCCCAGGATTTCCGGATGTGGAATGATTTAAGATGCCATCTCGCACTTCCCATGTCAGATTAAGCCCTAAACCATTATTTTCTATCACATCCACCACTCTTAAGCTTTGAACACTATGCCTAAAGCCATCTTTTAAAAGCCTATTTAGAACATCCTCACCCGAATGGCCAAAAGGGGTATGTCCTAAATCATGACCTAACGCTATGGCTTCGGTTAAATCTTCGTTAAGCCGCAATGCCCTTGCGATAGTCTTTGATATTTGTGCAACTTCCAAAGTATGCGTAAGTCTCGTCCTGTAATGGTCACCTTCAGGAGATATAAAAACCTGCGTCTTATGACTCAATCTCCTAAAAGCCTTACAATGTATGATTCTGTCTCTATCCCTTTGGTAATCTGTGCGAATATCGCACTTTTCCTCGTCTCTTGTTCTCCCTTTTGATTCTCTGCTGTGTGCTGCGTACGGTGATAGTATCTTATACTCCATATCCTCGGATATTTCCCTTATTTTCATCATATCACCTTCTCACAAAAATAAAACCCAATAAGGGTTTTATTTTATATAGACGATATTATTTTCCCATCAGCAACGTCAATATCAATGAAGTAATTATGAAAACTACGGCGCTTATCGTCGTAAGCCTCTCCAAAGTGCCTTCCATCGTCCTGGCCTTGTTTTTGCCAAAGAAAGTCTCTGCACCACCTGCAATGGCGCCGGATATACCTGCACTTTTCCCTTGTTGCAAGAGTATAACTGCCATCATAAACAAACTAACAATAATATGAATTATAAGTACTATTATTTTTAGCATATGTTTAACCTCCGAAAATCATATTTACACTATTATATATTATATAGCAATAGCATATTTATATCAAGCACTAATTTTCTTCATCAGAAATTGATTCACTCATCATGCCATGCCTATTGCAATGTCCATGTCCATGATGTGGTACGTCTTCACCGTAGACTTTGTAATTACCGCCTTCTACTCTTATGGCTTTGCCATTTACAAGTGCATCTGCAACTTTTTCGCGAGCTGACATGATGATCCTAAAAAACGTAGGCCTTGAAACTTTCATCCTTTCCGCACAATCTTCTTGTTCTAATCCCTCTAAATCCTTTAGACGTATGGCTTCAAACTCCTCAACTGTAAGCACCACTTCACTTAATGAGTGCATAGGTATTCCTACTGGCTTAAAATAATTTATGTTTGGTTCACATTTTACCCATCTGCATTTTTGAGGTCTCGGCATTTTATCACATCCCATTTCTTTTTTTGCATAATCATAATACTATTTTATCACTTATAAGTTAATTATATCAAGATAGTTTTAAATACAATACACACATATTTCTAATACAATGAATAGCATAAATTAGTTAACAATATTATATAAGGATGATTTTTATGACGCTATCTTCTATTTCAAAATTATCATCTCCAAGCTCTCTGGTAACAGCTATCGGTTATATGCTTTTCGCAATAGGAATAAATAGCGATGTGAGAACAAAAGAAAATCTTGCAGTTTCTGGCAGATGGATTATTTTTATAGGAACTTTTTTGCTGTACGCCCTGAATATAATATCGATAAGACAAAATGAAAATAAAGATGCAGTTATCATTGAAAGTCCTGATTTGCTTATTTTGGCTGGCAGTTTTATGATTGCATCAGGTGCATTTGTAGATGCAGTCGGATTTGAAAAGAAAAATTTAAAAGAAGCTCAGGTATATTGATACTGAGCTTCTTTTTTTGCAGAGATAAATTATCTTACGTTGTAAAATGCGTCTTTTCCAAGGTATTGTGCTATTCCGCCTAACCCTTCTTCTATCCTCATCAATTGGTTGTACTTGACGACTCTATCTGTTCTGGAAGGAGCACCAGTCTTAATCTGCCCTGCATTTACAGCAACGACAAGATCTGCGATAGTTGAATCTTCTGTCTCACCTGAGCGATGTGACACGACAGCAGTGTACCCTGCTTTCTTAGCCATCTCTATCGCATCAAGTGTTTCAGTAAGTGTACCAATCTGATTAAGCTTAATGAGGATGGAGTTCGCAACACCCATCTTAATTCCTCTTGAGAGTCTTTCTGTATTTGTAACAAAAAGATCGTCGCCAACTAATTGAATTCTCTTGCCTAATCTTTCTGTTAAGAGCTTCCATCCATTCCAATCCTCTTCTGCTAAACCATCTTCAATTGAAACGATAGGATATTTATTTACAAGCTGCTCCCAGTAGTCCACCATTTCTTCTGACGTTCTCACAACACCTTCTCCATCGAAATGGTATTTTCCATCTTCTTTGTACATCTCAGATGAAGCTGGGTCAAGTGCTATCGCTACATCTTCACCAGGCACATATCCTGCCTTTTGGATTGCTTCCAATATTACCTGTATTGCTTCTTCATTTGATGTAAGGTTTGGTGCGAAACCACCTTCATCGCCAACTGTAGTGCTTAATCCTTTTGATTTAAGCACTGATCTTAAGTTGTGGAAAACTTCAGCGCATGTCCTTAAAGCTTCATGGAAGCTTTGCGCGCCAACAGGCATGATCATGAATTCCTGTATATCGACGTTATTGTCAGCGTGCTTTCCGCCGTTTAAAATGTTCATCATTGGCACAGGAAGCACTTTTGCATTTACTCCACCTAAGTACTGGTAAAGTGGCAAGCCAACTTCTTCAGCAGCAGCTTTAGCAACTGCCAGTGAAACGCCTAAAATTGCATTTGCACCCAAATTTGATTTGTTTGTAGTTCCATCTAAATCAATCATGGCTTTGTCTATTGCCACTTGGTCTATTGCATCCATTCCAATTATCTCTGGAGCGATCTTTTCATTTACATTTTCTACAGCTTTCAATACACCTTTTCCTAAGTACCTGTTGTTGTCGCCATCTCTCAATTCAACAGCTTCAAACTGACCTGTTGAAGCACCAGATGGAACAGCAGCACGGCCTACAGCACCGCTATCTAATTCAACTTCTACTTCTACTGTTGGATTTCCTCTTGAGTCAAGTATTTCTCTTGCATAAACATCAACAATTATAGACATAAACATTCTCCTTTCGTTTTTTATCTTCCTATTATTAGGGACGTACCTGTCATCTCCTGTGGCTTCGGCAGTCCCAATATGTCAAGCACCGTTGGTGCTATGTCTGCTAATATACCATCATTTCTAAGCGTTACATCGCCTTCACCTATAACTATGAAAGGCACAGGATTTGTCGTATGTGCCGTCTGTGGCTCTTTTGTCACTGGATCAATCATCTGCTCAGAATTTCCATGGTCAGCAGTTATAAGAATAGTACCGCCCACTTCCTGACAAGCCGTCACTATTCTGCCAAGGCACTCATCAATTGCTTCTATAGCTTTGACAGCAGCGCTAAATACGCCTGTATGACCTACCATGTCAGGATTTGCAAAGTTAAGCAATATAAAACCATACTGTTTGGATTTTATTTTTTCAACCACCGTATCTGTAACTTCATACGCACTCATTTCAGGCTTCAAATCGTACGTAGCTACTTTAGGAGACGGTATAAGTATCCTGTCTTCTCCTTTGTTTGGCTCCTCTACACCGCCATTGAAGAAGAATGTAACATGGGCGTATTTTTCTGTTTCTGCTATTCTAAGCTGTTTTATGCCTTTGTCGCTTAGGTACTCGCCAAGGGTATTCTTTAAGTTCTCAGGCTTATACGCCACGTGTATATTTTCAAATGTTATATCATACTGTGTCATGGAAGCAAAGTAAACAGGAATATATCCTTTTTCTCTATCAAAAAAGTTAAACACTTCATCGATAAAAGCTCTTGTAATTTGTCTTGCCCTATCAGGCCTGAAATTAAAGAAGATTATCGAATCATTGGCATCTACAGTCGCAGTTGGTTTGCCGCCATCTAAAATAACCGTCGGTTCTACAAACTCATCTGTCTGATCTTTGCTATACGCAATATCTATCGCTTCTTCAGGCGAATTAGCAAAAACGCCTTTCCCCAACGCTATAGCATCGTAAGCTTTTTTAGTCCTTTCCCATCTCTTATCGCGATCCATCGCATAGTACCTTCCAGATATGGTGGCAATTTTGCCAATCCCAAGTCTATTCGATTCATCTTCAAATGCCTTTATGTATTCTTTTGCACATGCAGGCGGAACATCTCTTCCATCTAAAAATGCGTGGACGTATACCTCATCCAATCCTTCATCTTTTGCCAGCTTCATAAGTGCAAAAAGATGTGTAATGTGGCTGTGGACACCGCCATCAGACAGAAGTCCAAACAGATGAAGCTTTGAACCATTCTTCTTCACATTTTGTATGGCGTCAAGAAATTCCTGCTTTTTGAAAAAAGCACCTTCTTTAATCTCCTTGCTTATCCTTGTAAGCTCCTGATAAACTATTCTACCGGCACCTATATTAAGATGTCCTACTTCCGAATTTCCCATCTGTCCTTCAGGAAGCCCTACAGCTAAGCCACTTGGTATAAGCTTTGTATTTGGATAATTTTTAAAGTAATAATCTAAGTTTGGTGTATTAGCTGAATAAATGGCATTTCCTTCTTTGCTGTCAGAGATGCCAAATCCATCTAAGACAACAAGCATAACAAAGTTTTTGGGCATGCAATCCTCTCCTTAATAATTTACAATTTTAGTGAAATCCTGCGCTTTAAGGCTAGCTCCGCCCACTAATGCACCATCAATATCGCTTTCTGACATAAGCTCTTTAGCATTATCAGGTTTAACACTGCCACCATATTGTATTCTTACCTCATTAGCGATGTCTATACTGTATATGTCTGCAATAGTCTCTCTTATGACCTTTATTACATCATTTGCATCTTTCGATGTAGCTGTTTTACCTGTGCCAATAGCCCAAATAGGCTCATAAGCTATGACGACATTTAAGACATCTTCACTTTTAACGCCATCCAATGCTTTTTTTGTCTGTTCTCTTACTACATTGAAAGCTTC
This region includes:
- the rpoD gene encoding RNA polymerase sigma factor RpoD — its product is MAEKKVAQKEGTPVNKEKVKNSIKELIDKGKKNGMLTYNEIMNSLEDIDMDADQIEKVYDTFEKLGIEIVGEEPQQDELIPEEDLDLDLSIPEGINIDDPVRMYLKEIGKIPLLSPDEEIELAKRIEKGDEEAKKRLTEANLRLVVSIAKRYVGRGMLFLDLIQEGNLGLLKAVEKFNYRKGFKFSTYATWWIRQAITRAIADQARTIRIPVHMVETINKLIRVSRQLLQELGRDPLPEEIAKEMDMSVDKVREIMKIAQEPVSLETPIGEEEDSHLGDFIPDEDAPAPAEAAAFTMLKEQLIDVLDTLTPREEKVLRLRFGLDDGRARTLEEVGKEFNVTRERIRQIEAKALRKLRHPSRSKKLKDFLD
- the gpmI gene encoding 2,3-bisphosphoglycerate-independent phosphoglycerate mutase, with the protein product MPKNFVMLVVLDGFGISDSKEGNAIYSANTPNLDYYFKNYPNTKLIPSGLAVGLPEGQMGNSEVGHLNIGAGRIVYQELTRISKEIKEGAFFKKQEFLDAIQNVKKNGSKLHLFGLLSDGGVHSHITHLFALMKLAKDEGLDEVYVHAFLDGRDVPPACAKEYIKAFEDESNRLGIGKIATISGRYYAMDRDKRWERTKKAYDAIALGKGVFANSPEEAIDIAYSKDQTDEFVEPTVILDGGKPTATVDANDSIIFFNFRPDRARQITRAFIDEVFNFFDREKGYIPVYFASMTQYDITFENIHVAYKPENLKNTLGEYLSDKGIKQLRIAETEKYAHVTFFFNGGVEEPNKGEDRILIPSPKVATYDLKPEMSAYEVTDTVVEKIKSKQYGFILLNFANPDMVGHTGVFSAAVKAIEAIDECLGRIVTACQEVGGTILITADHGNSEQMIDPVTKEPQTAHTTNPVPFIVIGEGDVTLRNDGILADIAPTVLDILGLPKPQEMTGTSLIIGR
- the dnaG gene encoding DNA primase, giving the protein MSYSKDVIDRVIEENDIVDVVSSYVSLKKSGKDFKGLCPFHHEKTPSFNVSQEKQLYHCFGCQASGNVITFVMNIENVGFKEAVEFLADRAGIEIEEENLSGLEYQKKKLKDEIYEVNRLAALFYHRYLYSKFGQAALKYLYDRGIDDITIKRFGLGLSPSSGLELLKYLKRRNYNIDVLVRAGLVSKSSTGSYYDRFKNRVIFPIIDEKNNVIGFGGRVMDDAKPKYLNTPETVVFKKGKTLYGINYAKKSKEDMFIIVEGYMDAIALYQSGLDNVVASLGTALTLEQGRLIKKYKNTVVISYDADEAGIEATMRGLSLLDELDLNVNILTVPNGKDPDEYVRKEGFDAFKKLLEKTDTLIEYKIKKYKQDLDLGKPSDRIKYIKKVCKDLATVKDEVKRDVYISIVSKDAEIPENTIRAEIDQFVKGFLQNNKKIRYTVGNNRHNIKYSEAKKIPSLKYLIALLLIDNKLYSRVKGKLSVDDIEDEHLKAVMSYIFERLEDGGHVDAKDLSFMLDNADLKDEFNDIFNVLYSEKVASEKIVDDCVKEIIKDDIRKKIASIKREIDDSYNAGDVEKERELLIQLQKYEKEMLSLKNG
- the secG gene encoding preprotein translocase subunit SecG, producing the protein MLKIIVLIIHIIVSLFMMAVILLQQGKSAGISGAIAGGAETFFGKNKARTMEGTLERLTTISAVVFIITSLILTLLMGK
- a CDS encoding class I SAM-dependent methyltransferase; its protein translation is MKLSQRLNSIVKMIKLHSKVADIGTDHGYIPVYLYLNGISDYIIASDVKSASLNKAIDVIKKHNLSENIIVRLGDGLSVLRPNEVDTAVIAGMGGILISDILEKDKSIASTVERFILQPMTASDHLRRYIYENGYLIVDEDLVFEKGKFFEIIAVEHGKGNVHDEIFYEIGEKLFQKRHPLLKDYISYKIGKLKKIFDEVSKSNESDLLKEDILNKIKKYEVLLYESEMPDNSWND
- a CDS encoding Nif3-like dinuclear metal center hexameric protein, yielding MSLKCQTIAGMIDKLAPHKCAEDWDNVGLLVGNPRKDVSSVMVALDATREVVLEAISKKVDMIVTHHPIIFKPLKNLRADNPLGEVLTMLIREDIPVYSAHTNFDAAKGGMNDILCNILGIYDEEILQVTYKEGYKKIVVYVPVGYEEIVKTAMCNAGAGYIGNYSDCTFQTMGIGSFKPLEGTNPFIGEIGKVENTQEVRIETIAPDKLVNRVISAMLKVHPYEEVAYDIYPVDTLYDEYGIGRVGFIKDTTLGNLANDVKAKLGLKNIRVVGDLNKTVKKVAVCGGSGGSLVSISAFKGADVLITGDVGYHDAVDARHLGLAVIDAGHFGTEKISVNFIAEYIRDEAQKMDVDLNVITSEVQADPFIFM
- a CDS encoding deoxyguanosinetriphosphate triphosphohydrolase, which translates into the protein MKIREISEDMEYKILSPYAAHSRESKGRTRDEEKCDIRTDYQRDRDRIIHCKAFRRLSHKTQVFISPEGDHYRTRLTHTLEVAQISKTIARALRLNEDLTEAIALGHDLGHTPFGHSGEDVLNRLLKDGFRHSVQSLRVVDVIENNGLGLNLTWEVRDGILNHSTSGNPGTLEGKIVQLADKIAYVNHDIDDAIRGKVLTNDDIPKDLRQILGDTHSKRINTMVKDIIENSMGKDNISMSHEIYDATYSLRDFLFKKVYIGSKAKSEEAKAKKVVEQLFYYFCENVDDMPEEFIELTHEYGKERAVADYIAGMTDKYAITKYKEIFLPSPWEDKNF
- a CDS encoding DUF134 domain-containing protein, which produces MPRPQKCRWVKCEPNINYFKPVGIPMHSLSEVVLTVEEFEAIRLKDLEGLEQEDCAERMKVSRPTFFRIIMSAREKVADALVNGKAIRVEGGNYKVYGEDVPHHGHGHCNRHGMMSESISDEEN
- the eno gene encoding phosphopyruvate hydratase, which gives rise to MSIIVDVYAREILDSRGNPTVEVEVELDSGAVGRAAVPSGASTGQFEAVELRDGDNNRYLGKGVLKAVENVNEKIAPEIIGMDAIDQVAIDKAMIDLDGTTNKSNLGANAILGVSLAVAKAAAEEVGLPLYQYLGGVNAKVLPVPMMNILNGGKHADNNVDIQEFMIMPVGAQSFHEALRTCAEVFHNLRSVLKSKGLSTTVGDEGGFAPNLTSNEEAIQVILEAIQKAGYVPGEDVAIALDPASSEMYKEDGKYHFDGEGVVRTSEEMVDYWEQLVNKYPIVSIEDGLAEEDWNGWKLLTERLGKRIQLVGDDLFVTNTERLSRGIKMGVANSILIKLNQIGTLTETLDAIEMAKKAGYTAVVSHRSGETEDSTIADLVVAVNAGQIKTGAPSRTDRVVKYNQLMRIEEGLGGIAQYLGKDAFYNVR